From the Saccharobesus litoralis genome, one window contains:
- the ung gene encoding uracil-DNA glycosylase codes for MTTWTELINKEEQKDYFKQVMAFVQAEREADKTIYPPQDQVFSAFNSTEFDDVQVVILGQDPYHGPGQAHGLCFSVLPDIKVPPSLVNIYKELASDIDGFTIPQQGYLQSWAEQGVLLLNTVLTVEQGKAHSHAKCGWETFTDAMIAALNESKQGLVFLLWGAHAQKKGRFIDRTKHHVLESVHPSPLSAHRGFFGCRHFSKTNQLLQKMAKTPINWQV; via the coding sequence ATGACAACTTGGACTGAATTGATTAACAAAGAAGAACAAAAGGATTATTTCAAACAAGTAATGGCATTTGTTCAAGCGGAGCGTGAGGCTGACAAAACCATTTATCCACCACAAGATCAGGTTTTTTCCGCTTTTAACTCAACCGAATTTGATGATGTACAGGTCGTTATTTTGGGACAGGATCCGTATCATGGTCCAGGACAAGCGCATGGATTATGTTTTTCTGTGTTGCCTGACATTAAGGTTCCGCCGAGCTTGGTCAATATTTACAAAGAGCTGGCGAGTGACATAGACGGCTTTACTATTCCACAGCAGGGTTATTTACAATCATGGGCTGAGCAGGGAGTGTTGTTGTTAAATACGGTATTAACAGTCGAGCAAGGTAAAGCCCACTCTCATGCCAAGTGTGGTTGGGAAACGTTTACCGATGCAATGATTGCAGCGTTGAATGAGTCCAAGCAAGGCTTAGTGTTTTTACTTTGGGGGGCTCACGCTCAAAAGAAAGGGCGTTTTATTGATCGCACTAAACATCATGTGTTGGAGTCAGTTCATCCATCTCCTTTGTCGGCTCACAGAGGTTTTTTCGGGTGTCGTCATTTTTCGAAAACCAATCAGTTATTACAAAAAATGGCTAAAACACCGATTAATTGGCAAGTCTAG
- a CDS encoding DUF3545 family protein, which produces MESNNTEMANIEKASRGRPAQKRKWREIEMLKDKHRLRRELKELDFLDEVDFDSIAI; this is translated from the coding sequence ATGGAAAGCAACAATACTGAAATGGCTAACATAGAAAAAGCTTCACGAGGCCGCCCAGCCCAAAAGCGAAAATGGCGTGAAATAGAGATGCTTAAAGATAAACATCGTCTACGTCGCGAGTTAAAAGAATTGGATTTCTTAGATGAAGTCGACTTTGACAGCATTGCAATTTAA